In one Nicotiana sylvestris chromosome 8, ASM39365v2, whole genome shotgun sequence genomic region, the following are encoded:
- the LOC104229956 gene encoding phenolic glucoside malonyltransferase 1, with translation MASVIEQCQVAPSPGSAAELTLPLTYFDHGWLGFHRMRRILFYKLPISRPDFVQTIIPTLKDSLSLTLKHYIPLAGNVACPQDWSGYPELRYITGDSVSVIFSESDMDFNYLVGNHPRDANDFYHFIPQLAEPKDAPGFQLAPVLAIQVTLFPNHGISIGFTNHHVAGDGATIVKFVRAWALLNKFDGDEQFLDKEFIPFYDRSVIKDPNGVGMSIWDEMKKYKHMMTMSDIVTPPDKVRGTFIITRNDIGKLKNLILSRRPNLTHVTSFTVTCAYVWTCVIKSEAAIVEEIDENGMEFFGCAADCRAQFNPPLPPSYFGNALVGYVARTRHVDLAGKEGFIIAAELIGEAIQKRMKDEEWILSGSWFKEFGKVDEKRSVSVAGSPKLDLYAADFGWGRAEKLEFVSIDSGDSISMSLSKSKDSDGDLEIGLSLSKTRMNAFAAMFTHGLSFL, from the coding sequence ATGGCGTCTGTGATTGAGCAATGTCAAGTTGCGCCATCTCCCGGCAGTGCAGCTGAATTGACACTCCCTCTTACTTATTTTGATCATGGTTGGTTAGGTTTCCACCGTATGCGGCGGATTTTATTCTACAAGCTTCCTATTTCCAGACCCGATTTCGTCCAAACCATTATTCCGACGCTTAAAGATTCACTCTCCCTCACTCTCAAACATTATATACCCCTAGCTGGCAACGTTGCTTGTCCACAAGATTGGAGCGGTTATCCTGAGTTACGTTATATAACAGGAGATTCTGTATCTGTTATTTTTTCTGAGAGTGATATGGATTTCAATTATCTCGTTGGTAACCATCCCCGTGATGCTAACGATTTTTATCACTTTATTCCTCAGTTGGCGGAACCTAAGGATGCACCTGGGTTCCAATTAGCCCCGGTCTTAGCCATTCAAGTGACACTTTTTCCAAATCATGGCATATCCATAGGTTTCACGAATCATCACGTTGCTGGTGATGGAGCTACCATAGTAAAGTTCGTTAGGGCGTGGGCTTTGCTCAATAAATTCGATGGAGACGAACAATTCCTAGATAAAGAGTTCATTCCATTTTACGATAGGTCCGTAATCAAAGACCCCAATGGAGTAGGGATGTCTATATGGGATGAAATGAAGAAATATAAGCACATGATGACGATGTCTGACATTGTGACTCCTCCTGATAAGGTTCGAGGTACATTTATTATAACACGGAATGACATCGGGAAGCTCAAGAATTTAATATTGTCAAGAAGACCGAACCTAACTCATGTAACATCTTTCACAGTAACATGTGCTTATGTATGGACTTGTGTAATAAAATCAGAGGCCGCAATAGTGGAAGAGATAGACGAGAATGGAATGGAATTCTTCGGGTGTGCAGCAGATTGCAGAGCGCAGTTCAATCCACCACTTCCTCCATCTTATTTCGGGAATGCCCTAGTCGGGTACGTTGCAAGAACAAGACATGTGGACTTAGCAGGAAAAGAAGGTTTTATAATTGCTGCGGAATTAATTGGAGAAGCTATTCAGAAAAGAATGAAGGATGAGGAATGGATCTTGAGTGGTAGTTGGTTTAAAGAATTTGGCAAAGTAGATGAAAAACGGTCGGTTTCAGTTGCTGGATCACCAAAGCTTGACTTATATGCTGCTGATTTTGGTTGGGGTAGGGCTGAAAAATTAGAGTTCGTTTCTATTGACAGTGGTGATAGCATATCAATGTCCCTAAGTAAGTCCAAAGACTCAGATGGAGATTTAGAGATTGGTTTGTCTTTGTCCAAAACTCGAATGAATGCTTTTGCTGCTATGTTCACTCACGGGCTTAGCTTTCTGTAG